The following coding sequences lie in one Synechococcus sp. CC9902 genomic window:
- the priA gene encoding replication restart helicase PriA encodes MKSFEVCKLPLQPQRLVDVWLEAGREGRSFSYLASTELGLQSGDLVRVRLRGRSMNGLVVSERALDSSSIEGLQPVEALLQKAAVDPSWSRWLEQVALRCHLSSFRMLKAALPSGWLGQARSVGLAGARQLWWVQCLESTDVEHQPTPRQQELLDWLSEGGGGAWQKDLEAAGFGAGLLRPLERNGRVERTQRRWNGEVARSSDPLELPQSLKPEQADAIEVYQALPKGAGLLLWGVTGSGKTEVYLQLAADELAKGRHVLLLTPEIGLIPQLVDRCRRRFGSRVVEYHSGCRDSEKVRGWRRCLDPDQPLVVVGTRSAIFMPLAPLGLVVLDEEHDSSYKQESPMPCYHARDLAMDRVVRHGARLVLGSATPSVESWLSCQPGGPLRLARLKERISKQDLPPVHVVDMRHELADGHKRLVSRPLMERLAALPEQGEQAVVLVPRRGYSPFLGCRSCGEVVQCPHCDVALTVHRGQGGKQWLRCHWCDHRESMETRCSHCGSTAFKPFGAGTQRVLELLAEELEGLRLLRFDRDSTGGRDGHRRLLDRFASGEADVLIGTQMLAKGMDLPRVTLAAVLAADGLLHRPDLRAGEQALQLLLQLAGRAGRGEKPGQVLVQTYSPEHPVIQHLVDGRYELFLAQEIELRREAGLVPFSRACLLRLSGESASATATAASVLAERLKPLCQKQNWWLLGPAPAPVARVAGRSRWQLLLHGPVGSALPLPPGQALWEALPRGVALSVDPDPQQL; translated from the coding sequence ATGAAGTCTTTCGAAGTTTGCAAGTTGCCTTTGCAACCCCAGAGGCTGGTTGACGTTTGGTTGGAGGCTGGTCGAGAAGGGCGTTCGTTTAGCTATCTCGCGAGCACAGAGCTAGGGCTTCAATCCGGTGATCTTGTTCGCGTCCGCCTGCGTGGGCGGTCGATGAATGGATTGGTCGTCTCCGAGCGTGCGTTGGACTCCTCTTCCATCGAGGGTTTGCAGCCCGTGGAAGCCTTGCTTCAAAAGGCTGCGGTTGACCCCTCTTGGAGTCGCTGGCTGGAGCAGGTGGCGTTGCGGTGTCATCTCAGTTCCTTTCGCATGCTGAAAGCGGCTCTCCCGTCTGGGTGGCTAGGGCAAGCGCGCAGTGTTGGACTCGCAGGGGCTCGACAGTTGTGGTGGGTGCAGTGTCTTGAGTCGACCGATGTTGAACATCAGCCCACGCCCCGGCAGCAAGAGCTTTTGGATTGGTTGTCTGAGGGTGGTGGAGGTGCTTGGCAGAAAGATCTTGAAGCTGCTGGATTCGGGGCTGGGTTGCTCCGCCCTCTCGAGCGGAACGGTCGGGTTGAGCGGACGCAGCGACGTTGGAATGGTGAAGTAGCGCGAAGCTCGGATCCGCTGGAGCTGCCGCAATCCCTCAAGCCGGAGCAGGCAGACGCGATTGAGGTTTATCAGGCTTTGCCAAAGGGGGCTGGCTTATTGCTTTGGGGTGTAACGGGCTCAGGCAAAACCGAGGTCTATCTGCAGCTGGCTGCCGATGAACTGGCCAAGGGCAGGCACGTATTGCTGCTCACCCCCGAGATTGGCCTCATCCCCCAATTGGTCGACCGTTGCCGCCGTCGGTTTGGGTCCAGGGTTGTGGAATATCACAGCGGATGTCGTGACAGTGAAAAGGTGCGCGGGTGGCGCCGTTGTCTGGATCCGGATCAACCCCTCGTCGTGGTGGGGACCCGTTCTGCCATCTTCATGCCACTAGCCCCCCTCGGGCTCGTGGTCCTCGATGAAGAGCACGACAGTTCCTACAAGCAGGAATCACCGATGCCCTGTTATCACGCCCGTGACTTGGCCATGGACCGGGTTGTTCGGCATGGCGCACGGTTGGTGTTGGGGAGTGCAACCCCTTCTGTCGAGAGTTGGTTGAGCTGTCAGCCCGGCGGGCCCTTACGCCTCGCGCGACTCAAGGAACGAATTTCAAAGCAGGATCTACCCCCGGTGCATGTGGTCGATATGCGCCATGAACTGGCCGATGGTCATAAGCGATTGGTGAGTCGCCCTTTGATGGAGCGTCTGGCGGCGCTTCCTGAGCAGGGTGAGCAGGCCGTGGTGCTCGTTCCGCGACGGGGCTACAGCCCGTTCCTTGGCTGTCGCAGTTGTGGAGAAGTGGTTCAGTGTCCCCACTGCGACGTGGCCTTAACGGTCCACCGAGGTCAGGGGGGAAAGCAGTGGCTGCGATGCCATTGGTGTGATCACCGTGAATCGATGGAGACCCGTTGCAGCCACTGCGGATCAACAGCATTCAAGCCGTTCGGTGCTGGGACGCAGCGGGTGTTGGAGCTCCTTGCTGAAGAGCTTGAAGGCCTGCGATTACTGAGGTTCGATCGTGATTCCACCGGTGGGCGCGATGGACATCGCCGCTTGTTGGATCGTTTTGCGTCTGGCGAGGCGGATGTGCTGATTGGAACGCAGATGCTCGCCAAGGGTATGGACTTGCCTCGGGTCACCTTGGCGGCCGTTTTGGCTGCCGATGGACTGCTGCATCGTCCCGATCTTCGTGCTGGAGAACAGGCCCTTCAACTGCTTCTTCAGTTAGCAGGCCGTGCCGGCCGAGGGGAGAAGCCAGGGCAGGTGTTGGTGCAGACCTACTCCCCGGAGCATCCGGTGATTCAACACCTGGTGGATGGCCGATATGAACTGTTTTTGGCTCAAGAGATTGAGCTGCGCCGCGAGGCGGGCCTGGTCCCCTTTAGTCGCGCTTGTCTGTTGCGCTTGTCTGGAGAATCAGCCAGTGCGACAGCCACAGCTGCATCGGTTCTTGCGGAACGGCTGAAGCCCCTCTGTCAAAAGCAAAATTGGTGGTTGTTGGGGCCTGCGCCTGCACCGGTCGCGCGAGTCGCTGGTCGAAGCCGTTGGCAACTTCTTTTGCATGGTCCGGTGGGCTCTGCCCTACCTCTCCCGCCGGGTCAGGCTCTTTGGGAGGCATTGCCCCGCGGCGTTGCACTCTCTGTCGACCCGGATCCACAGCAGCTTTGA